From the genome of Geobacter sp. SVR, one region includes:
- a CDS encoding nodulation protein NfeD yields the protein MRLIVLGIALFAFATLAPADGAGIRALGISAPITPITAHFLHRNLNEAARRHDRLVLIEMDTPGGLDTAMREMVRDIMASPVPVVVYVAPSGARAASAGAIIALAADVAAMAPGTTIGAAHPVALGEKSDKTMEAKVVNDAVAYAEGIARTRGRDEALARQMVRDSLSVSAERALAGKVIDLIARDRKDLLQQLDGRHLRRGAQDTVLRLAGAEVVTAEMGSAERILSAISNPNIAYVLMMLGMMGLFFELSNPGAILPGVVGGICLILAFFAFQALPVNYAGILLILLALVFLVAEIKVVSHGMLTVGGVVSMILGSLLLFESSAPFLRVSWSVIAVTVLSTTGFFVVVITKALRVHRRQPVTGREGLIGQAGTAESGIARAGGKVFVTGEYWDAWSDEAIDAGSRITVEGVEGMRLKVKRLPER from the coding sequence ATGCGTCTGATCGTTTTGGGCATCGCGTTGTTTGCGTTCGCAACACTGGCGCCGGCCGACGGTGCCGGGATACGGGCGCTCGGGATCAGTGCGCCGATCACGCCCATAACCGCCCACTTCCTGCATCGCAACCTGAACGAGGCCGCCCGGCGGCATGACCGGCTGGTGCTGATCGAGATGGATACCCCGGGGGGGCTCGATACGGCCATGCGGGAGATGGTCAGGGACATCATGGCCAGTCCGGTCCCGGTGGTGGTGTATGTGGCCCCTTCCGGAGCCAGGGCCGCCTCGGCCGGAGCGATTATCGCCCTGGCAGCGGATGTTGCCGCCATGGCGCCCGGCACCACCATCGGTGCAGCTCATCCCGTGGCGTTGGGAGAAAAGAGCGATAAAACCATGGAGGCCAAGGTGGTTAACGACGCCGTGGCCTACGCAGAGGGAATTGCTCGCACCCGGGGACGGGATGAGGCCCTGGCGCGCCAGATGGTGCGCGACAGCCTTTCCGTCAGTGCCGAACGGGCCCTGGCGGGAAAGGTGATCGACCTGATTGCGCGGGACAGGAAGGATCTGCTGCAGCAATTGGACGGACGGCACCTCAGGCGCGGAGCGCAGGATACAGTGCTGCGGCTGGCCGGTGCAGAGGTGGTAACGGCGGAGATGGGAAGCGCGGAGCGGATCCTGAGTGCCATCAGCAACCCCAACATAGCCTATGTCCTGATGATGCTGGGCATGATGGGGCTGTTCTTCGAGCTGTCCAATCCGGGGGCGATCCTGCCGGGGGTGGTGGGGGGGATCTGCCTGATCCTGGCCTTTTTCGCGTTTCAGGCGCTGCCGGTCAACTATGCCGGCATTCTGCTGATCCTGCTGGCGCTGGTTTTCCTGGTGGCAGAGATCAAGGTCGTATCCCACGGTATGCTGACCGTAGGCGGGGTGGTTTCGATGATACTCGGCTCACTGCTGCTGTTCGAGTCGTCAGCCCCCTTCCTGCGTGTCTCCTGGAGCGTGATTGCAGTAACGGTGCTTTCCACGACCGGATTTTTCGTGGTCGTCATTACCAAGGCGCTGCGCGTTCATCGCCGGCAGCCGGTCACCGGCCGGGAAGGGCTGATCGGACAGGCGGGAACAGCCGAAAGCGGCATCGCGCGAGCAGGAGGAAAGGTTTTCGTGACCGGCGAATACTGGGATGCCTGGAGCGACGAGGCGATCGATGCGGGCAGCCGGATCACGGTGGAGGGGGTGGAGGGAATGCGGCTCAAGGTGAAAAGGCTCCCGGAGCGGTGA